The Lolium rigidum isolate FL_2022 chromosome 1, APGP_CSIRO_Lrig_0.1, whole genome shotgun sequence region AGATGAAGTAGGCCGCAACGTTGAGGTGGCTTAGATGCTCGACCAGCACGCATCGAGCAAGGACACAGGCGACCCACGACATATCGCAAGGAATGCGATCAGCTTCTTCTTCGTGCACAAGGCGCAAGGTCGTGCCGTCGAGGTGAAACGGCTAGTGGAGCATGGCTAGCTCGCAGTCGTATTCAGACAGGAACCTCGCGTACAAGTCCCCAATCGACGAGCCAACTACCGTGACATGTAGACCAGGGAGCTCAAAGAAAATGGCCTCCTGGAAGGAACCGGCGAGAGAGGTGAAGGGAGGGTGCTCATCGATGTACACCACTATCATACGACGTGCGACCTCCATTAGGCCAGACGGTATGAAGATCTCGACTGGCAGCGCGTCGGAGTCATCGTCAGACTcgacctcctcttcatcgtctgcAAGCAGTCATGGTGAAGCAAGGGGCGCACGTTGTGGCTCGACCATGGGTATGACACGCTCGACGGGGTGCGGCGCGGCCTGGTGGGAGTATTCTCCAACCTCAATCAGAGGGCTAGGGCGCCTGGCGGGGGACAAGGATCGCAAGTGGCGCCCTCCAGTAGGGAAGGGCAGCGGCGTTGGGAGCAATGAAGGGTAAGGCGTGGCAGGGCGGCGGATGGGTGGTGACGGTGGGCACGAAGGTGGGTCGCGGGAACGGCATGGTGCACTTGCGCAGGTGATGGCAGGAGCGGCTACAACCACAACAACGAATGGGGTCGCGACAGTCACTGACCATGTGCGGGCGCAGCCGGAGAACCGGGAACGCCATAAGGGACGACATTGGGCTCGAGGGCAGCATGGGTAGGGCGCGGAGCTCTAGCGTAAGGTCGTAGGGGCGCAGATGACGCATTATCCTTGAAGAAGGACGAGACCTCTGACGGGACATCGATCGAAGGAGGAGAGGTTTCCAGCTTTTGAGCGCGGGGCAGCGGCAATAAGCCCTCTCCACCAAACCCCATCGAGAACGTGGGAAGGCGAGACCGAGTGGGTTTTGGGAAGTGTTTACGACTTGACTGCTGGTAGCTGATAGGTGGGGAAGATGGGGACATGTCAGCAGCAGCCAGCGTGGCAAGCGCGAGCGAGCCGTGGAACCCTAGGCTAAAGCGGCAACCGCCGGCGACACAACCAAGATGTGGAAGacactctgatggcgtgtaactcacacgttcgttgggaaccccaagaggaaggtatgatgcgcacagtagcaagttttccctcagaaagaaaccaaggtttaatcgaaccaggaggagccaagaagcacgttgaaggttgatggtggcgaaatgtgatgcggcgcaacaacagggattccggcgccaacgtggaatccgcacaacaaaaccaaagtactttgccccaacgaaacagtgaggttgtcaatctcaccggcttgtctgtaacaaaggattaagcgtatcgagtggaagatgattgtttgcaagaaaatagtaaaacacaattgcggtagattgtatgctatgtaaagaataggaccggggtccacgagttcactagaggtgtctctcccataagataaaagcatgttgggtaaacaaattacgagtcgggcaattgacaaatagagaagggcataacaatgcatgtacatgatatgataaatatagtgagatttaatcggggcattacgacaaagtacatagaccgccatccaactgcatctatgcctaaaaagtccaccttcgaggttatcatccgaaccccattcagtattaagttgcaaagcaacgagacaattgcattaagtatggtgcgtaatgtaatcgacaactacatccttagacatagaatcaatgttttatccctagtggcaacaacacatcacaaccttagaactttNNNNNNNNNNNNNNNNNNNNNNNNNNNNNNNNNNNNNNNNNNNNNNNNNNNNNNNNNNNNNNNNNNNNNNNNNNNNNNNNNNNNNNNNNNNNNNNNNNNNgaggtgacacaaacattctttacacttctggacattgcataaagctactggacattaatggatcaaagaaatgaatccaacatagcaaaagaggcaatgcgaaataaaaggcagaatctgtcaaaaacagaacagtccgtaaagacgaatttaaagctggcaccagacttgctcaaatggaaaaactcaaaactaatgaaagttgcgtacatatctaaggatcacgctcgtaaattggcagattttttcgaattttctacagaggcctgtgcccagattcgtgacagacagcaatgctgtttctgcgcagcgatcccaaatataacatcaactttgacatagaaactttacttggcacaaaaacatgataaggagaggttgatacagtattaaaaaacttccaagaatcaaatataaaacaaagtactgtagtaaaaacatgggttgtctcccataagcgcttttctttaacgcctttcgcctaggcgcgtgaaagtgcaaatcaagtattatcgagagtagaagcatcaacatcataacttgttctaataatagaatcaaaaggcaacttcattctctttctagggaagttttccatacctttcttgagaggaaattgatatttaatattaccttccctcatatcaataacagcaccaacggttcgaagaaaaggtcttcccaatacaataggacaagatgcattgcattcgatatccaaaacaacaaaatcaacggggacaaggttattgttaaccgtaatgtgcacattatcaatcctccccaaaggtttctttttaacattatcggcaagattaacatccaaataacaattcttcaatggtggcaagtcaagcatatcataaatctttttaggcataacagaaatacttgcaccaagatcacatagagcattacattcaaagtcattgaatttcattttaatgatgggctcccaaccatcttctaactttctaggaatagaagtttcaagttttagtttctcttctctagcttttatgagagcatttgtaatatgttttgtaaaggctaaatttatagcactagcattaggacttttagcaagtttttgtaagaactttataacttcagagatgtggcaatcatcaaaatctaaatcattatgagctacagcaatgggatcattgttcccaaggttggaaaaaatttcagcagttttatcacaagcagtttcagcagttttagcaatttcaggcagttttgttcgctttgcactaggagtagaaacattgccaacaccaattatattaccattgatagtaggaggtgcagcaacatgtgaagaattagcattactagtggtggtaatagtccaaactttagctacattattctctttagctagtttttcattttcttctctatcccacctagcacgcaattcagccattaatcttatattctcattaattctaacttggatggcatttgctgtagtagtaatcttattatcaatatcatcaggtttagcagccattttattaattaaagaagattgtgatgcagacatgtatgagattcgggtttcagcatttgaaattttagtttgtagaccagaaatctccctattcaagttttcaagttgatttcctatatttttcaacaaggtagattgttcattcatagttttattaaacaattgattttgctcatattgtgattgcataaagtttttagtggatctttTAATTTCTAGCATcctttcctcatatctaccataagtattaccataatcattaccactagcaggatatggcctatagttattaccagagttgttcctataggcattgttgttgaaattattatttttaatgaaattcacatcaacattttcttcttgagctaccaatgaagctaaaggaacattatttggatcaacattagatctaccattcacaagcatagacataatcacatcaatcttatcactcaaggaagaggtttcttcaacgaatttaccttcttaccttgtggagctctttccgtgtgccattcagagtaatttatcatcatatcatcaagaagttttgtagccgcccccaaagtaatggacataaaggtacctccagcaactgaatccaataaattcgcgaagaaaaatttagtcccgcatagaaggtttggatgatcatccaagtagtcagtccatgggttgggcaattctttaccaaagttttcattctctcccatgcttgagcaacatgttcagtatctaattgcttaaaattcattatgctacttctcaaagatataattttagcgggaggataatatctaccaataaaagcatccttacatttagtccatgaatcaatactattcttaggcaaagatagcaaccaatctttagctcttcctcttaatgagaaaggaaacactttcaatttaataatatcaccatctacatccttatacttttgcatttcacaaagttcaacaaaattattgagatgggcagcaagcatcatcagaactaacactttaaaattgatctctcataaccaagttcagtaaagcagctttaatttcaaagaattctgctgtagtagcaggtggagcaataggtgtgcataggaaatcattattatttgcatttgtgaagtcacacaacttagtattttcaggggtattcattttagcaacagtaaataaaacaaactagataaagtaaatgcaagtaactattttttgtgtgtttttgatatagagagcaagacaataaataaagtaaaactagcaactaattttttgtgtgttttgtttaggtgcagcaaacaaagtagtaaataaaataaagcaagacaaaaacaaagtaaagagattgagaagtggagactcccttgcagcgtgtcttgatctccccggcaacggcgccgtaaaagagcttgatggcgtgtaactcacacgttcgttgggaaccccaagaggaaggtatgatgcgcacagtagcaagttttccctcataaagaaaccaaggtttaatcgaaccaggaggagccaagaagcacgttgaaggttgatggtggcgaaatgtgatgcggcgcaacaacagggattccggcgccaacgtggaatccgcacaacaaaaccaaagtactttgccccaacgaaacaagtgaggttgtcaatctcaccggcttgctgtaacaaaggattaagcgtatcgagtggaagatgattgtttgcaagaaaatagtaaaacacaattgcagtagattgtatgctatgtaaagaataggaccggggtccacagttcactagaggtgtctctcccataagataaaagcatgttgggtaaacaaattacagtcgggcaattgacaaatatagaagggcataacaatgcacgtacatgatatgataaatatagtgagatttaatcagggcattacgacaaagtacatagaccgccatccaactgcatctatgcctaaaaagtccaccttcaggttatcatccgaaccccattcagtattaggttgcaaagcaacagacaattgcattaagtatggtgcgtaatgtaatcgacaactacatccttagacatagaatcaatgttgtatccctagtggcaacaagcacatcacaaccttagaactttccatcaccgtcccggtgtcaatgaaggcatgaacccactatcgagcataaatactccctcttggagttaagagtacaaacttggccgagcctctactaataacggagagcatgcaagatcataaacaacacataaacaatagattgataatcaccataacatagtattctctatccatcggatcccgacaaacacaacatatagtattacagtatagatgatcttgatcatgttaggcagctcacaagatccaacaatgaagcacaacaaggagaagacgaccatctagctactgctatggacccatggtccaggggtgaactactcactcatcactccggaggcgatcatggcgatgaagagtcctccgggagatgaatcccctctccggcagggtgccggaggcgatcccctgaatcccccgagatgggattcgcggcggcggcgtctctggaaggttttccgtatcgtggctctcggtactggggttttcgcgacggaggctttaagtaggcgaaagggtaggtcaggggggctgacgaggggcccacaccatagggcggcgcaggcccccctctggccgcgcggccctatggtggcggtgcctcgtcgccccacttcgttatctcttcggtcttctggaagctccaagcaaaaataggaccctgggcgaagatttcgtccaattccgagaatatttccttactaggatttctgaaaccaaaaacagcagaaaacaaagaatcggctcttcggcatcttgttaataggttagttccagaaaatgcataaatatgacatataatgtgcataaaacatgtaggtatcatcaataaagtagcatggaacataagaaattatcgatacgttggagacgtatcacactctCAACAACAGTCGCGGGGGAGAGATGGTCACCGGATCCAtagaggaagaaggagagaatcCCACCATGGTGGACTCAGAGAAGCACGGGGAGATGAAAGGTGGGGTGAACCAGATCTCGCCTGAGATCAAGGGCAACCGAGGGGAGAAGGAGAGCAGGGAGGAGAAGCGGGAGAGGACATAGTCCTGGAACACCTCACCTGGCAAAAACCGCCAAAGGGGCTGCCACAACGGGATCTGGCAGCGTCGCCATCCTGTGAAGGTGGTCCTTCCGGGTGACTGCCACCAAGGGGAGCGACCGGTGAGACGGAGGGGGGAGGCGCGGGAGCTCTCTAGAGCAGGGATGGTGGTTGCGGCGCGTGGGGCGTGGCTTTTTCGGGGATGTTGGCTGGTGACCAGAGGGCTGGAGGGGCTGAGGCTGTCGGTCGCCAGAGTAGCAGTGGGCGGGCACCCGCGACGCAATAGCCTATTGCGCGAGAGCATTTTCAACCCTTTTGTGAGCTGGCCTAGTTTAAACGAATGTCTATATACTCCTACTGAAATACTCAATATCCCATTTTCCAGTccgctcagagcatctccacttggCCCCCAGCACCCCCTCCCTAGGCCGAAATTTATCGTCGGATCTACTTCCACCCCCCCTCAGTCGCGTGCCCAAGAGCCCATTTTTGTTGGATTGGGCCTAAATTAGATCCGGCGATCGCAGGCCAAACCCAGGGCACGGGGAGCGCCTGTGAGTGCTCATGAGGTAAAAAGGGCGTGGGACCGCGCTGTCGGTGACACAAGGTGGATTTCCCTCCACTTTTTTCACTTTCCCTCCATTTCTTGTCGCCATATCCCCCAGACCGCGCCATTTCCCCAAGCTTTTCCATTCCCCCAAGATCCCGCCATTTCCCCGAAGCTCAACACCATGCTGCCCAAAAAATTCACCGGCCCTCGCGCGatcatcaccgccaccgccgaACCCAAGCAGCGCAAGCCGCAGAAGCCGAAGCAGAAGCTGGACGACATGAGAAACGCTGAATGGGATAGCGATGTCCACCGGAGGATGGCCGAGACCCAAGGCCGGAAGTATCGGCTGGAGAAGCTCAAGCACAGACAGGCTGCCGCAGCggcggaggccgagaaagaagcgGCGACGGTAATGGACAGGAACGTCTTGTTGGCAAGGGCACAGATCAGGCTCCCGCCGATCCACATCTGCCAGTATCCTCACAGGTGGAATTTGGACTTGGGCTCGCCGTCCGGCTTCTCACCTTCTTCTCTGGCCATGTTCCAGGAAACCTACAGCCACCTAACGCTGCGGACGAGGTTGTCCTCACCGTCGCCGGACCACGAGGGCTTCGTCACCCACGGTGTGCTGGACGAGCACATCTTCGCGGCCTCTCCCGCCCTTCGTCGCGACCCACCTTTTGGCTGAAGCGTGGGGGCAAGCTCATCCTACCAATCCGGCAGGAGAGTGCTCGTCGGAACGCAAGGCGACTCCATCATGCACGACATCATCGCGTGGGGCTCCACGGCGGGCGTAGGCTACTACACTGGTGGCACAAACGCCGATCCCGGGGTAGAAACGCAAGCCCGTGGTGccagcgaagaagaggaacatgaggtCGAGGAGGTCGATCCGGCGGAGGGGGTCAAGGCCAATGGTAAACGGAAGAACAAGGCGACGACGTCGGCTCACTCGACGCCCAATGAGGTGCGTGTCAAATGGACGACCAATGAGGACGAGTGTTTGGCCGAGGCGTGGGAGGAGATCAGCATCGACGCCGTGAATGGCGCCAACTAGTGCTCGTAGACCTACTGGATGCGGGTGAAGATAGCGTTCAATGAGCGGAAGTTCATCGACCCTTATTTCCGGTCAATACACATGGACCGCGGCTCCAAGGCCATGGGCAACCACTGGGCGACGTTCAGGCCTCTTGCAGCAAGTGGCATGTCATACAAGATGAGATTGATCACCGTCCGGAGAGTGGTGCCGGCATGGATCCAAGGTATGGCGTTCGCCTCGACGTAGTTCGGCCTGACAATCTTGTTACCGAATTTTTTGCAACGAGTTTCGCCGTGTGTTTTGCAGATGGTTCGGTCTTACCAGATGTACCAGGACAACAACAAGAACGCCGAGTTCAAGTTCCTCCATGTCTTCACTCGAATCAAGAACTGCAATAAGTGGGCCGATACGCGCGCAACGGTCCCAAGGGCGGCATGTACAACCCGGTGGCGCCGGTGCCCGGCGCGGCAGAAGTCCGCCTAGAACTCGACTAGAAGGCAGCCAAATCGGCGAAGCTCATGGGCCCGCCGACCGAGCGGCTTCAGGCTTCCCTAGAGAATTGCATGACCGATGCCAGGACACACGCTATAGCGCGGGACGAGAAGTTCGGCGCGAGCTGGAAGGCGATGTTGAAGAACCAGAGCATGCGGATCGACCTGTTCAAGGCCACCAccacggcgaagaagaggaacacggaaTGGCCGTTCCTCATGGCGGCGAACCCAGAGGTAATGGACGAGAAGGTGCAGGCGTGGTATGCGGCGCAGCGCGACATCATCGTCAACCATCTCGAGGAGGGCGAACCGGCCGCCGCTGCTTCCTCGCCCACACCGGCGTCGATCTCCACCCCGGATACCTCCACACCAAGCACTGCCGCAACGCCATCGCAACCTGAGGATGAGCCCGTCATCGTCATCGTTGATGATGAGCCCACCGTGGCAAACGCCGAGGAGGTCGCCGCCATCGACGAGGAGCCTGTCTTCACCCTGGTCGAGGAGGCCGAGGTGACTGCTATTTGATCGCcgtgtctgtaatatgatcgccaaACTTTTAGCTCTATTTAAATTTGTGGGTGACGATCGGCAAACTTCTAGCCTATTTTTGTACGAGGAAGCTTGACTCTCAAATATATAGCTGTTTTCGCCAACTCTCCTTAAGCACGTCGCTGGAATATTGGGCCTCCCTAGACCGAAAGTTTCATCCATGCCGTGCTAACTAGGGCcagatttttttttgacacaaatacagtagggaaaggctccctactGTGTCATTTTTCTATTAAATAATGGGTGGGGTATTTACAATGGAGTGTCACTTATTACATGCTCATAGGGTATCAATCCATGATTGCATCCCTTCCTTAAGACTAGGCTTAGCTCTATGCATATTAAGTGTAAAAGTGGCTTTAAATTTTCCAATACATCTCAGAATATTTGGAGGATTCCCATTAAAAATAGCATCATTTCTTTGATCCCAAATGCTTCAACATCCAACAATCATTATTTCCATAAAGAAATCCGATGTCGTAACAAGGTAGCCGTACTGGAAGGTGCGGCTGGATCACCTCCTTTTCAGGGAGAGCTAATGCTTATGCTTATTGGGTATTTTGGTTTGACACTTCTTCACGCCCAAAAAGAAGGCAGCTACGTCTGGGCTAAACTTAGATATGGAAGTCTTCTTTCGTTTAGGGTGAAGTAAGACCAAGCTCATGAGCTTATTATCCTACGTCGGAACAAATTAGTTGATGGTGATAGGATCCCTTTTTTGACGTCCCCATGTCCCCCCTCTGTGGTGTGGCGGCATGGGGATGTCAAAAGAAAAGGGATGAAGTTTTTCTCGCTTTTGGCGTAGCAGGCCTCCCTTTCTTTGGGAGGCCCACGCGACGGGCTATTAGCTCAGTGGTAGAGCGCGCCCCTGATAATTGTGTCGTTGTGCCTGGGCTGTGAGGGCTCTCAGCCACATGGATAGTTCAATGTGCTCATCAGCTGGAGATCCTCTGTTTAACATCATCCATCATTTGATAAAGATTCATATCCACATTCCATTCTATACCAAGTGCCCACCATAAGCTTTGACTGAAGGTGCACTCAAAAAATTGGTGTATATTTGTTTCTTCAGGGCAGGTATCACACAAGACGCAATCTGAGAACTCCACATAGAAATGTTTGTGCTTCATCATCTCTTTTGTATTCAGTTTAGCATTAAGCAATAACCAGGCAAAGAATTTGTGCCTTGGAATACTACAGGCTTTCCATATTGTAGAGATGCAGTTTGGTGCaggatgatttccaataagtaccCTGTACACCTTTCTTGTAGAGAAATTACTTCCCCAATTAAAAGACCATGTTGTAATATTCAAATCCACCAACTCCTGCTCCAGGTTATGCAATTTTTCATGAGCAACAGTACTAAGAGGAAGATGAAACATATCATATATATTATCACTATTCGCTTCAACTGCCTTGTGAATTGTGATCTTCTGATTTCTAGCAAAAGAATGCAAATGAGGATAAAGATCTTGTCTGATATCACTGTTCCAACTGTCCTTCCATAAGATGACTGATTTCACATTTTAAATATCCACATTTGTCATCTCCTTATATATGTTCTGAAATGTCAAACAATCCCTCCACCAAAAGAAGGCCTTTGTGTTGATTGTTTGTGGAGTACCTCTATTTTCATAGTATACATGCCATATCAATTTAACTCAAGGGATATATGCATCGTTATAGAATCTGTGCAGGTTTTTCATTAGTAGAGCTTGGTTCTGCACTCTGGGGTTCAAGATACCCAATTATTCCTGATCCTTTGGCCTGCACATCATTTCCCAGCTTGCTAgatattttctttaaattttaTTCTCTCTGTCTAACCAAAGGAATCGCCTTTCACTCTTTTTAAAGTGGACAAAAATAGTAACTGGCACTAGGGCCGGATTGGGGAGCGCCAACAGTGAAGATGCTCTGAGCACATGTGCATCGGTTGATCGGTCTTTGTAGCGCCAGCGCGCGTTTCCATCCAGCCAGCTTAGCTAGCATCCGTGCAATCGATTGATCGATCCAGTTGATGTTGTGGCAGAAGAGCTAGAGGGGTTGGAGAGAGATATTCATCGTTCCGCGATGGCCGTGTTTGGTGGTGGGGCCGATGATGATGCGCTCAGGGTGGCGCTGTTGGCGTCGGCCGGCGGTGGCGAGAAGGACGACCTGGAAGAGATCCGTAGCGTGCCGACGTTCCTTcggcgcgcggcggaggagaACCGGAGGCTGTGGCTCCTAGCGGGGCCTGCCATCTTCACGTCGCTGGCGCAGTACTCGCTGGGCGGCGTGACGCAGGTCCTCGCCGGCCACCTGACCACGCTGGAGCTGGACGCCGTGTCCACCGAGAACTCCGTGATCGCCGGCCTGGCCTTCGGGATCATGTACGGCATGGGGAGCGCGCTGGAGACGCTGTGCGGGCAGGCCTACGGCGCCAAGAAGCCTGGCCTGCTGGGCGTGTACCTGCAGCGGTCGTGGATCCTTCTGACCGGCATGTCCGTCCTCATGCTCCCGCTGTACCTCTTCGCCACGCCCATCCTGCGCTTCTTCCACCAGGACGACGAGATAGCGGTGCTTGCGGGGCGGTTCTCGCTGTACATGATCCCTCAGCTGTTCGCGTACGCGCTCAACTTCCCCATCCAGAAGTTCCTGCAGGCGCAGAGCAAGGtgatggccatggcggcggtgtcCGCGGCGGCGCTGGCGTTCCACGTCGCGCTCAGCTGGTTCCTCGTGGTCCCGATGCAGATGGGGCTCGTCGGGCTCGCGGTGGCGCTCAACGCGTCGTGGTGGCTCGTCGTGCTGGGGCAGCTCGCCTACATCGTGATGGGCTACTGCCCCGGCGCCTGGAACGGCTTCGAGCTCGACTCCCTCGCCTGGACCGAGCTCGTCAGCTTCGC contains the following coding sequences:
- the LOC124650560 gene encoding protein DETOXIFICATION 33-like yields the protein MAVFGGGADDDALRVALLASAGGGEKDDLEEIRSVPTFLRRAAEENRRLWLLAGPAIFTSLAQYSLGGVTQVLAGHLTTLELDAVSTENSVIAGLAFGIMYGMGSALETLCGQAYGAKKPGLLGVYLQRSWILLTGMSVLMLPLYLFATPILRFFHQDDEIAVLAGRFSLYMIPQLFAYALNFPIQKFLQAQSKVMAMAAVSAAALAFHVALSWFLVVPMQMGLVGLAVALNASWWLVVLGQLAYIVMGYCPGAWNGFELDSLAWTELVSFARLSLGSAIMLCLEFWFYMFIIVIVGNLPNAQVAVAAVSICTNLFGWQIMVFLGFNAAISVRVSNELGAGRPRAARFAIAVVLMSSVTIGVAFFVAVLLLRGVYGSPFTESPEVVDAVASLGVVFAFSLLLNSVQPVLSGVAVGAGWQWLVAYVNLGCYYGVGVPVGYVMAFPLQLGVQGMWGGMLTGVGLQTVILVAITMRTNWNKEASEATSRIRRWGASSNSDGI